GATGGCTTTGACAGCGTCGCACGCGACTATCTCAGCCGGGTTCCCCATGAGCGGCGAACCGTCCTGAGGATCGACGAGGGCGGCGACCTCTTCGCGCGTCACGTCGGTACCGGCAGGGTTGAGCGGAGCGAGCTCGTCAAAGCGCTCGCCGCACCATCCTGGCTCGATCCGAAACTCGGAGGGCCAAGGATGTGACAAGAGCCCTGAAACTGCTGCGCGCCATAGCGCTCGATCCCTCCGACACCTTCGTGTTCGACGCGGCGGCAGAGCCCGGCGAATGGGTCGTCTCCGGCGCGTTCCGCTTCTGCGACCAGGATCCGGCGACTTTGAGCGGCAAGGCGCGCGCGACGTTCCGCAGCGGCCTCCTTGGGGTGCAATCCTGGGGCTGGTCGACACTGGCGCAGATCGTGCCGGCAACGGAAAGCGACTGCCGGGCGCTGATCGAGCTCCTCGCCGGGCAACTCATCGATCGTTTCAGCGCGCCGGATCCCGCAACCGCGCGGACGGCCGC
The genomic region above belongs to Bradyrhizobium arachidis and contains:
- a CDS encoding DUF6505 family protein translates to MKLLRAIALDPSDTFVFDAAAEPGEWVVSGAFRFCDQDPATLSGKARATFRSGLLGVQSWGWSTLAQIVPATESDCRALIELLAGQLIDRFSAPDPATARTAAEEEVVFVQSLCTHPISSLIAVHRSVSDGEIRESFRRLQLRQGQGHGKAFSFMEAEDDVEPDSNVRLAEMGREPQNR